The Meleagris gallopavo isolate NT-WF06-2002-E0010 breed Aviagen turkey brand Nicholas breeding stock unplaced genomic scaffold, Turkey_5.1 ChrUn_random_7180001951225, whole genome shotgun sequence genomic sequence CCGCCGCCGGCATCGCCGTGCTGATCCCTCGGGGGCGAAGGGAGCTGATGCGGGAGGACGGGGGTCCCGGCGCCCTCCTCCAGCATCCCGTGGGACGGGATGGATTTGTCCTCAGCCTTCGGGCTGGCGCTCGCGGCCGGATCCAGGAGGGCTCCAAGCGTCTGCTGCACGGTGGGGGACGGCGCCGACGCGTCGCCGAGCCCGGTTCCTGGCAGTTCCTCGGCCCCCGAGCTGCCCTCCATGCTACTGGGGGGCTCGGACGAGGCACTGCTGCCTAACTCAGCCAGGATGCCGCCGAGCTGGCGGTAAGGGACCCTGGTGCTAGAGGGTGCCACGTCCCTGCCGGCACGGGAGGCAGCGGAGAGGGAGGGCTGGGTGGCAGAAGGGAGGGCAGGGGACAGGCAATTGCAGTCAGGATCTGTCCCCACACctgaaagaagcagagagaagagacGGCCGTGGGgtcaccagcaggcagcaggtcCGAGACGGGGATCCCCCCGCGTCCCCGTGAGAGCGAAAGCCCCgaaaaggagagcagagggaagcagggagcaggcagggccGGACGTGGCAGCAAGACAGAAGCGACAGGACAAGTGGAAGCCCGTCACCGGGTCCCCTGAGCTGGCATTGAGGGTTATCCACGATGCAGCATCGCTGGCAGGAGCCGGCCGCGTGTGACATCCCCACGGTGCGGCGGTGACAAGGCACAGCCCGGCGCAGACAACACTGAGACATCTCCTCCACGGGCATGCAGACACAACAGCGTGGCACTCAGACAAGCACGGATGGCAACTCTGACACCCCAGAGGGCAGAACTCGGCCTCACCCAGCCCAGGGGCATTTGCTCCACAGGACTGGCACTAAGGGGAAACCGAGGCACAGGTGGCAACGTGGCTTGGCCGAGCCTGACACCTCCAGCCATGCGGATGGagcttcttctcctcccagtgccccccacgGCCTCATTCCCAGCCCCATCCCCCACCCCATCAGGGGTGCATCCCCCTCTCTGACCCCCCTCAACCCCCAGCAGGCGCTCAGCCCCACACACGGACACACAGCTCCCGACACGGCACACACGTGTGCAGGGCCGCGCACACGCGGCTCCAAGCTGCTCCATGCAGGCGAGCCTGAGCTGGCAGGGCAGAAGGCAGAGCCGTACCTGgtgaggagctgtgctgctggggccCCGCGCACGCACTGCGGTACACCTGGCTGCAGTCCTTCTCAAAGGTCTCCTTGTTCTGCAGCAGTTGTTTGATGTCCTGGAAGAACTGCCTCACCAGCACCAGCATCTCGTAGGGGGACGTGGTGAACTCCTCGAAGCACATTTCGGAGAGCTGCGGGATTGGGCTCAGCTCAGCATCCCGGATCCCAACCCGGTGACCCCAGGGGGTACCACGCTGCACCCAGCACCAGCTCTGACCCCACAGCACGGAGCCCCACGTGCCCACCCCGTTCTGCAGCTGGGTAACGCCGTACCGCGTGCTCCTCGTCGTCCTCCTCCCTGATGCAGGGGTCCACGTTCTCATCGATGCTTTCGTACATCCTGCGCACCGTCTTCATCTTGTTGGC encodes the following:
- the CSF1 gene encoding macrophage colony-stimulating factor 1, which codes for MQQPGTVSFRFISKMRLNDSVCYVKAAFPLLGTILNRTTFKENSTNANKMKTVRRMYESIDENVDPCIREEDDEEHALSEMCFEEFTTSPYEMLVLVRQFFQDIKQLLQNKETFEKDCSQVYRSACAGPQQHSSSPGVGTDPDCNCLSPALPSATQPSLSAASRAGRDVAPSSTRVPYRQLGGILAELGSSASSEPPSSMEGSSGAEELPGTGLGDASAPSPTVQQTLGALLDPAASASPKAEDKSIPSHGMLEEGAGTPVLPHQLPSPPRDQHGDAG